From the genome of Oryza glaberrima chromosome 1, OglaRS2, whole genome shotgun sequence:
tgtttgtttgctcCCTTGGGTTTGTTAATGGCGTTGCGGCGATGTGTTGACATCTCTGCTCGCTCTGCTCCCCGCCATTAATTGCTCCTGCTGCTTGCTACTAGCGAGACAACGAAGAAATCGGAGGATTTGGGTTTGAATTCAAATCGGTGTGTCTTTTTTGACTGCTCGTGGTTGGTTTCTTGTTTAGCTGGATTTGGTGCAAAAGCGGAGATATTTTTCTTACTACGTTTTAGCCTCCTTTTGGTGAATCTTTGTTTGGTTCAAGAAGAAAATCAAGAAATCGCCATGGTGGCTGAACCGCTGGTGCACAAGGTATTGTCCatggcgacgtcgtcgtctaggAAGGTGAAGCCAGTGACGAGCAGCGGCAAGGGCGgtgcgtgcggcggcggagggggtggATGACGGAAGGTCGACATCCTCTCGTTTGAGGTGGCCAATGCCATGTCGCGCGCCGCCAACCTGTACCACTCGCTGTCGGACGCCGAGGCGGTGCGGCTGCGTGCCGGGCGATGACGCGTGGCTCCTGGTGCTCACGCTCCTGCCTCGGCAGGTGGTGCATGCTCCAGGCGCTCCTCGGGTTTGACCACGTCTACGCCGGCtgctccgacgccgccgcgatcTCCTCCCGCTGACGCCCTCtccgcctcgacggcggcggcggcctcgctccGGGCGCCGTCACCGTGTTGCTCGCCGCCCACCCGGGCCCAGTCAGCTCGGCGCGCACCTTGGCCTCCCTAGAGGGAATAGGAAAGAAGAGTGGAGTGAGAcgagaaagaagaaagagagggcaGAGCGAACAAGGGAGGAGTGTGGCTGACATATGAGGCCCACatggccccaccatttttaaaattaCGAACAAGGGAGGGGTGTGGCTGACATATGAGGCCCACatggccccaccatttttaaaattattttgtgtgtgcaGCTGATGTGGgcctatgtttttttattatttttttgatatcGAATTGCTACGTAAGCATCACATATGTGCCACGTGAGACGAAGACGTAGGCGTCACGTTAGCCAACACCGTGTTCCAAACCATTGGCATAAAAagggacctcaaatgaacttattccttgtcaCAGTGACTTGAACTCAATAgcaggccaggccaggccagcTAGCTAGTGTTTACAtggcggaataagttcactggaggtccctcaacttaacagcgagattttttgaggtcccttaaccacaaaaccagaaatgtgtacccctaaactcattcaaactgttcaccggaggtccctcggcagtatttttgcccggttttgctgacgtggcatcctagtcagcaaaaaaaaattaaaaaaaacacgtgaggcccacatgtctgCTTCACATCTTTTTTCTcgtcttttcttctccttctctcctcttctcttctccttcaggctgcgggcggagcagccgcgcgccgtggccgccgtcgtcgtcggctctccaccgtcgtcgtcgccgtgggcgaggctacgcggcgcggccgtccggcggcggagcggaggcagtggagcgaggcggcggagcggaggcagcgggcggagcggcgagcACGGATGCGGGCGGCGCAGCGGAGGGCAAGCGCGGCAACGGAGCAGCGGAAGGTGCGAGCGCGGCGGCAGGTCGAGCAATGGAGCGCGAGCAGGCCGTGGACAGAGTAGcggagcgcgagcgcggcggcggagcggcggcgagcgagcgcggcggccagcgagtttgggagggagggggaggcggccggcgaccaaGAAACAATCGCTTCCTttgcctcttccccttctcccgccggtGGTGCCTCTCCTAGCATCGTCGGCCACCCGCGGgggcacggcggtggcggcggccgagcaCGGGAGAGCTCCTCGTCCCATCCACTGTCTTCCGCTTCGCCTTGATGAAGTGGTACTTATCAAATCACTACTCATGCCTCTTATTATTTGTGTACATTAGTATACCAAACGTATTACTAAAATAGTATATCATATTCAAAATTTACGGGGCAATAGCATTCATGTTCAGATGTATCGAGGCGCAATTGAAGTTCTGAAACCTCTCATCCATGAAGGAAAGGTCTACTACATTGAGTCGTTCACTGTCAAAGATGCAAACAGGACGTATAGACCAGTTTCAAATGACTTCATGATTTTATTCAGTAAATGGACAACCTTAGAAGAATGCATTGACATCCCAGCTGATTTCCCTACCATAACATTTTCATTGACACCTTTCCAAGAAATCCCCTCTCTTGTTGATAAAAACATATTCTATGTTGGTATGATATATTACTATAATATTTTCATTTATGTATCTGTACATTGCCTTATAAGACTGATTTATTCTATTTTCATGTGCAAACAGATATTATGGGCGTCATTACTGAGATCAGTTCCACATCTATTGTGCGTCCAAGGTCAAGGGATGCTGATAGTTTAAAAGGAACATTGCAGATCTGTGATGCTTAGTTATGTAAAACAgaataattttcatttaaataagCTTCGCATTATgttataaactaatatttacactaattttcatttaaatagcAGTTCGATGAAGTGTCAATCTTTCATTTTATATTCCAATTATAGCTACACTAATTTTACTGTTAATGCAAAACACAGCAACTCAACACTGCCTGTCACACTGTGGGGAGATCGATCAACTGCTTTTGATGCAGAGAAAATATATAAGGATGGCCAAACTAAACCCCAGGTTGTCGTGTTTGTTGGAACACTTATCAGAGATTATGCAGGGATAGGTAAATTTCCCTATGCATACTAAATTGCTAATTACTATATATTGCATGCAATGACTACAATCTGAATCTCTAGCTCATTGTATACAGGCTTAACAATAACTGGTAGCTCACCATGCAAATGGTATATCAATCTGGACATACCTGACGTGCTCAAATTGAAAGAAAGGTACTATTATcacctatttttttcatatatcagGTTCATTTGCAGTGCTTTAATTCTCGCTGGCTCTAAAACATAGATTAAAAACTAGCCATTGCTTTTCTTTACAGCTTCAGTGTCAACTTCCAGCCAATCTGGGTTGAAAATGCTGCTCCTGCATTCAACCAAGACACTCCAGAGGAAAAAACCATTAAAGAAATTCTAAAACTAAATCCGCACAAATATAAGGTCTATTCTACTCCATGATTTTTTATATGCATTTCATACTTTTGCTTTGTTTTGTATAACCGACAATTCTCTTTCTCTACAGCGAGCACGTTTTATTGTCAATGTTACTATCAAGAGCATACATGATGAAAACTGCTGGTGGTACAATTCATGTGACCGATGCTGCAGAACTTCAAAGCCATATGGTTCTACCTATAGATGCTCTAGCTGTTGTTATATAGGAATGCCAGTGCCAAGGTTAGAAAAACACCGCACACAATATTCTACACATTTATGAATTCCCAATACAAATTGTAATGACCATATATATTGTACACATACAGATACAAAGTTGTGCTCACTGCCGCAGACAACACTTCTGAAGCTGCATTTGTCCTCTTCGGACGAATTGCACATCGCCTAATACACAGACCAGTGGAGTCTCTAATCGAAGAAAATCCACCTGACTTTATCCCAGCTGAGATCCAAGCTCTTGTAGATCAAGCCTTTGTATGGAATGTCAGCTTCACTGAACACACAGTTAAACGGAATCAAGAATCCTTACAGGTCAATAGCATTGTATCATCTGGTGCCCCAAAACAGCACTTCCTGCCTATCTCACCGTCTACTTCAGGAGGCACCTCAACTATCGTACCACTGAGCCCTGGCACTTCACTCCAAACACCACCCGCAGCAAGCGAAAGCAGTATTGAATCACGGTCATCAACCAGAGGAAAGCAAAGTGCATCTCTACAGCCAAGTCTATCAACACCAACAAAATATGTTGTTAGCGCTGCAGCAGATGACACACCAACTAGCAAGTCCAACCCCTCAGGATCCACCAAAAAGAAATATGTTGTCTTAGCATATCCTATGCAATCTCAAACAATGCAGCCTTCCATTGATGATAAGGTTAGTATTCCACCAGTTATACTAATATTCAGCCTATTTTCAGCACTACCTTACAGGCAATCTAATCTCCTACTTAATTTTGCAAGGCCACAACTGAGCCAAAGAGTGGACAGAAAACTTTGGAACATCCATCTCTTCCTGCAGCTGGACCGTCTGAATCTGAATCTGAACATAAGGTACTGTCACATCTCTTTGCTTCCATATAACATATTAGATACTAACACATTTATCTATCTTATAAGATCAAaggaacttttgtcaatacaCCTGATGATCCACCTATTAGCCCTTCTGTGCCTAGCAAAAGTGCAAGCAAAAAAAGGTACCTATGGACTGCTTGCCTACAGTGCATCAGTGATAGATGCTTACAATATTGGTAATTTAACTGACTGTTATAACCTAATATTACACAGAACCAACACTATAGCTTCAGTTCCAGCTCCACCTGCTAAGAAGCTATTCAAAGAACATTCCCAGCACACAAAGGATCAAAGGTAATCCTCCTATTTCTTGACAGTACCTAAGCATTTTGACAGCCATAATACAAAAGCAATATATAGCTATAGACAAGCTTTAggctctaatttttttttccatgcagTGAATGAGATGCTTGTGTCCAGCCATCCAACAGATATTTTGGGTGTTTGTACAAAGCCTATGTCCAATGCTAGAAGAAAGGAGGCATCCAAAATAAAGCTACAAAGTTAAAAGCAAGACTCTTTTGCTGAAGACCTACATCCTAATATTAATGTATACAAGTGGTCATGCTGCTATCACCTTTGCTAGAACATATGCTATGTATTTACTAATAGAAGTACTGCGTCCTACATGGAACATTAGGCAACTATGACACATATCTAGCTATCAACCCTCTATCCTGCCAGCTACATAATTGCAATGAAATCAGGTTTGCAGGCCACTGCTATATGAAATTTAGCATGCACTTCTGCCATCATGCTTGCTTCTTAAAATTTGGTGTGCATCTTCATTTATCTAGACACATAAATTTCATTGTTTCATGCCCACCTGTGTTTACTTTTAATCCATGATCTACAGTTCATCCATGCTCAATACCAGAAGAAGATAAGGAAGCGAAAGTAAATGTTCCATCTTTATGTTTTAGTGCTATGTTCCCCCAAATTTGCACTGCTCATGATTTCATACTTTTACTATTGAAATTAGGTTCTGTTGATCAATATGATGTATTGTTGATATTCTGCAAAAAATTCAATTTTCATTTTATATGTACATCATAGATAGAACAAGATATATGCCAGTGATTTAATGTACAAATATTTAGTTAAAAACTTCATAATGCATCTCAGTTagcattttaaattttaataggatTGATGTTCTGTTGTTGaatgttctttctttcttctctggCAAATCTGAAACAATTATTGCAATGCATCAACCTAATAAGTCTTTCGTACAACAAAATAGCATGCTGAAATTAGTGTATTATAGGATGGTCGGGCCTAGAAACTTGGAATCTTTATCCCCGCTTATAAcgctttttatttttcatactaCTTCATTTCATGATGTAAATTGGCCCTCATACCTTGCAGAACTATTGACTTATATACATCACAACAGAACACTTCTTTCCTCActacactaaaaaaaataattacaataGCAAATTCTCCCAATCATATAAGTCAAAACTAATCACAGACTGCCATTTTTAATGCCACGGGTGCAGCGCGCGAAGCGCGCGTCCCACGCTAGTAGCATTAACTTTATAAGAAATTGAGAATAACATACCAGCTAGACCAAACCAATCTTTTTCGCCATATCCATCTTCTTCGCCGCATACCCACACATGGTCTGAGTGTGATGAAACtgaaaacaaaatcaattaGAACTGTGCAGGGTGTAGAATAAGAAACATTTTTAGCTTAAGTGTTTCACTGATTACCTCTCTGTAAACTGCCTTTGTAATCAAATCTAGAGCTTTACCCTCTTCAAcctaaaataacaatatattatattatatgacATTATCGTCATAAAAAACGTATTTCGACTACACATATATGCTATACGACATTGTACTTACATCACCAGAAATATCCTTAGCGCACATAGAGAACTAGacgtggagaaaaaaaattaaatattagcaAGATGagcaaaataattattaatcgGATCTTAAAAGATGAGCTTGCAGAAtagccaaaataaaagttaccctatATTCCAATCCAAACAATTTGTCCCCATTTAGTTCAGCCTCCACTGCAAATTTGAAACTGTGAAACATATCCATTTCATAGACTACCTTCAAAGCATCATTGAAATTCATCTGAAATGTTCATATAAAGGAAACAAACAATAATATATAACCAGCTGATAGACACCCATTAgtgatttatttataaataacaatGGATTAAACTAGGATGCTAACCTTTTGCTTAGCAACTAGCTTCCAAATCTCATGTAAGAAATAAGGCCATTCCTTAAGGCGACTAATTTCACGCAGGTCCCATACATACTCCTGAATTGAAAGGATATAATTGTTAAAACCAGCCATGAAAACCAAAACTAAATAGAACAGAAAAATTCTTACCATGTATGCAAATTGGGCTAAACCAACAGTCATATGGCGAAAGTTTGTTGCAATCTTTAACGCTTGGAAAAACGCAGTGTTGTCCATTTTTGACCACTAAAGAGCAAAGTTAATCATCCTGATATGCACTATGTATGGACAAATACACCTATAAATCATAATTTTCTATAGGCCAGCTTTATATTAGTACCTCCTGAGAAGACCGATCCAAATCTACATAGTCTCCAATCCACTGTCCAAGGATAAAAGATTATTAGCACAAAAACAAATCCATGTTACTGGCTAAGTTTACCAACTATTAATAACTTGATCACATGGTGGATACCTTGATTTTCTTTGGTAGTTCTTCACAATATTTGACATAATCCTCATCAACTTCATATGTATTAAAACATGAGTGGTAGTCATCCCTGGCAAGGAATTCAGTGCTATCATCCTGCATTCAGAAGGGGAAAAGACATAGATGATAATAATAGAAAATGCTAACAAGTTTCAACAGAGCAGTGTCCATCACCACGCAGCTGATAAtaatttttctaattaataAACTCCAAAAGAGCAAGGCATGTGCTGAAGAACATGTTGGACCACACCTTCTAGCAAAAAGATCTTGATCTTATCAAATGGTCTGAGGTATGCAACTTAAGCTGAGTTCGTAAAAAATACAACAGTTTAATATCACAAGGGTACTTTCTGCTTGCACCCCACAGTAAGAAAAACCTCCTGTCTAAACTTCTCATGGTATGCGACATGACCTAGCCATGTTCATAAAACATAACAGTTTAATGTAATATCATAATGATGCTCTGTGTGCCAAGTGCCAACTCTTATCATATCATATGATTGCAATATAACCAATCCGAACATCTAGATTCTAGAAAGATGCACCAAAATGATAAAATGTTTGACCACCCAACTCCGATGGTAAAAGCATTTTTTGTTAGGGGAGAAAGACATGGAGTTCATCAGTAGCTGTCCTGCTTCTATAATATTTCTGCAAGTAAAGATATGACAAAACTACATTTGGAACTGAACTAGGTCAGTGTCTGACATAGGAGACCAGAGCCTGGTTATCTTAAGGACTATTTGggcaaaaagaaagagaaaaaagagagtcTGTTTTGTTCAACTTACAGCAAGAGGATTCAAAGCTTAAACCACAACCTTGTGAAAACAAAGAGGTCTACACAACTCAGCAACACTTAAAATGGAATCAGTATATGAACTAAGCCATGTTAGATCCATTCCAATGTGTTTTAGTGACTTGTAACTTTTCTTTCACCTACAAGGGTAGAATATAAGGGGCCACCAAAGTAAAATGCAAGTTGAGGGTGCCAGGTGAGACAACCTTGCAGGTTTTGAGGGGGGAGGGCTATATTGCAATTTACCCTAAGGGCCTGATTGGAAGGCTAGTATTTGGCCCAATACAGGTGTAAAATACAAGCCCAAAAAGTTTTATGGACTGGGCCAGAAAAAATGCGCTTGGATGGGTTGGAAATCAAATAACTTTACACTGGTTTTGGCCCATTCCACCGAAGAAAAAATAACCATCTGCAGAGGCCACAATTTTTTTACGACACTTACGGGTTCGTCTACAAGGTCCAAGCACGTTGAGTCGACTTCTTCCTTCTTCACAGCGCCATCGCCGTTCTTCTCACAACATCCCGACCTTCCTCCAAGCCACCAAC
Proteins encoded in this window:
- the LOC127776138 gene encoding uncharacterized protein LOC127776138 isoform X4, with the translated sequence MNRMILHLMGCPQLLMKLFNLSNQCYASTYTNACHPSNSTLPVTLWGDRSTAFDAEKIYKDGQTKPQVVVFVGTLIRDYAGIGLTITGSSPCKWYINLDIPDVLKLKESFSVNFQPIWVENAAPAFNQDTPEEKTIKEILKLNPHKYKRARFIVNVTIKSIHDENCWWYNSCDRCCRTSKPYGSTYRCSSCCYIGMPVPRYKVVLTAADNTSEAAFVLFGRIAHRLIHRPVESLIEENPPDFIPAEIQALVDQAFVWNVSFTEHTVKRNQESLQVNSIVSSGAPKQHFLPISPSTSGGTSTIVPLSPGTSLQTPPAASESSIESRSSTRGKQSASLQPSLSTPTKYVVSAAADDTPTSKSNPSGSTKKKYVVLAYPMQSQTMQPSIDDKATTEPKSGQKTLEHPSLPAAGPSESESEHKIKGTFVNTPDDPPISPSVPSKSASKKRTNTIASVPAPPAKKLFKEHSQHTKDQSE
- the LOC127776138 gene encoding uncharacterized protein LOC127776138 isoform X2, yielding MPQPIQMPVTRDIMGVITEISSTSIVRPRSRDADSLKGTLQICDAYNSTLPVTLWGDRSTAFDAEKIYKDGQTKPQVVVFVGTLIRDYAGIGLTITGSSPCKWYINLDIPDVLKLKESFSVNFQPIWVENAAPAFNQDTPEEKTIKEILKLNPHKYKRARFIVNVTIKSIHDENCWWYNSCDRCCRTSKPYGSTYRCSSCCYIGMPVPRYKVVLTAADNTSEAAFVLFGRIAHRLIHRPVESLIEENPPDFIPAEIQALVDQAFVWNVSFTEHTVKRNQESLQVNSIVSSGAPKQHFLPISPSTSGGTSTIVPLSPGTSLQTPPAASESSIESRSSTRGKQSASLQPSLSTPTKYVVSAAADDTPTSKSNPSGSTKKKYVVLAYPMQSQTMQPSIDDKATTEPKSGQKTLEHPSLPAAGPSESESEHKIKGTFVNTPDDPPISPSVPSKSASKKRTNTIASVPAPPAKKLFKEHSQHTKDQSE
- the LOC127776138 gene encoding uncharacterized protein LOC127776138 isoform X3; this translates as MKRRMILHLMGCPQLLMKLFNLSNQCYASTYTNACHPSNSTLPVTLWGDRSTAFDAEKIYKDGQTKPQVVVFVGTLIRDYAGIGLTITGSSPCKWYINLDIPDVLKLKESFSVNFQPIWVENAAPAFNQDTPEEKTIKEILKLNPHKYKRARFIVNVTIKSIHDENCWWYNSCDRCCRTSKPYGSTYRCSSCCYIGMPVPRYKVVLTAADNTSEAAFVLFGRIAHRLIHRPVESLIEENPPDFIPAEIQALVDQAFVWNVSFTEHTVKRNQESLQVNSIVSSGAPKQHFLPISPSTSGGTSTIVPLSPGTSLQTPPAASESSIESRSSTRGKQSASLQPSLSTPTKYVVSAAADDTPTSKSNPSGSTKKKYVVLAYPMQSQTMQPSIDDKATTEPKSGQKTLEHPSLPAAGPSESESEHKIKGTFVNTPDDPPISPSVPSKSASKKRTNTIASVPAPPAKKLFKEHSQHTKDQSE
- the LOC127776138 gene encoding uncharacterized protein LOC127776138 isoform X1, whose amino-acid sequence is MSASHLFSRLFFSFSPLLFSFRLRAEQPRAVAAVVVGSPPSSSPWARLRGAAVRRRSGGSGARRRSGGSGRSGEHGCGRRSGGQARQRSSGRCERGGRSSNGARAGRGQSSGARARRRSGGERARRPASLGGRGRRPATKKQSLPLPLPLLPPVVPLLASSATRGGTAVAAAEHGRAPRPIHCLPLRLDEVMYRGAIEVLKPLIHEGKVYYIESFTVKDANRTYRPVSNDFMILFSKWTTLEECIDIPADFPTITFSLTPFQEIPSLVDKNIFYVDIMGVITEISSTSIVRPRSRDADSLKGTLQICDAYNSTLPVTLWGDRSTAFDAEKIYKDGQTKPQVVVFVGTLIRDYAGIGLTITGSSPCKWYINLDIPDVLKLKESFSVNFQPIWVENAAPAFNQDTPEEKTIKEILKLNPHKYKRARFIVNVTIKSIHDENCWWYNSCDRCCRTSKPYGSTYRCSSCCYIGMPVPRYKVVLTAADNTSEAAFVLFGRIAHRLIHRPVESLIEENPPDFIPAEIQALVDQAFVWNVSFTEHTVKRNQESLQVNSIVSSGAPKQHFLPISPSTSGGTSTIVPLSPGTSLQTPPAASESSIESRSSTRGKQSASLQPSLSTPTKYVVSAAADDTPTSKSNPSGSTKKKYVVLAYPMQSQTMQPSIDDKATTEPKSGQKTLEHPSLPAAGPSESESEHKIKGTFVNTPDDPPISPSVPSKSASKKRTNTIASVPAPPAKKLFKEHSQHTKDQSE